ACGCATGCTGCTTAATCGGAGCGGCAGTGCCCACATCAATGTCATGTTGCACAATAGTTGTACGAGTTGGAACATCATAGAATAAGGAAGGAAAATCCTTAATTAAATTTTCAACATCAGATTTCTGAGTATCAGATAGGTGAGACAAAAGAGAAGACAAATCCATAAGCATTTCAGAGTTCTTAAGTCTAGCACATTGCTGATACGTGTGTCGAATTATCACACCATCGTCTTCATCATCAGGAACATCAGAAACAACATCACAAGTGAGCGCAACGTTAGGTGACTGATCAACCTTACACTCAACATTTTTTTCGACAACTGGTGAAGACTCCCTTACATAATATGCTTTCAGCATATTTATATGACATACGCGAGATTTTTTTCTGCGATCAGGGGTACGAATTACATAGTCCGTGTCACTCAATTTTTGTGTTACCTCATATGGACCCGAGAAGCGTGCAGATAACGCAGAACCAATAACTGGTAAGAGAACAAGCACTTGATCTCCTGGATTAAATTGACGTGAAACAGATTTAAGATCAAAATGATCCTTCATAGTGACCTGCGCTTTCGCTAATGACTCTTTTGCTGTTAAGCAAGCATGATGTAATCGTTCGCGAAACTTGCATACATAATCCAGCACGTTGGTTTTAGAACCCGTCTCAGGAGATAACATATCCTCCTTCAGCATTTTTAACGGACCCCTCACGGTATGTCCAAACACTAGATCAGCAGGACTGAACCCCAAGCTATCCTGTACTGCTTCCCTCACAGCAAATAAAACTAAGGGTATACCCTCGTCCCAATCTTTGCCAGTATCCATACAGTACTTACGAAGCACAGATTTCAATGTCTGATGGAATCGTTCGAGTGCCCCTTGACTTTCCGGATGGTAAGCACTCGCTACTCTGTGAGAAATCTTTAAAGTCTGTAACACTTGAGCAAaaagttttgacaaaaaatttgTCCCCTGGTCACTTTGTACAATTCTAGGCAACCCAAAGgttgaaaaaaactttacaaGCGCACGAATAATTACCGGAGCCGTAATCTTCCGTAATGGAATCGCTTCTGGAAAACGTGTCGCTGCACACATTATCGTTAACAAGTACTGGTTCCCAGCTCTCGTTTTTGGTAAGGGTCCGACACAATCGATAATAATGTGCTCAAAGGGTTCACCCACTACAGGGATAGGAACAAGCGGCGCACGCGGAATTATTTGATTTGGCTTACCCGAGAATTGACAAGTCTGACAGGTTCGACAATATTTCGCAACATCAGATTTTAACCTGGGCCAAACAAAGTGCTTCAGAATTCGGTTGTATGTCTTTTTAATACCCAAATGTCCAGACAGGCTATGGTCATGAGCCAACGAAAGCACAGCTTGTCTGTAACATACAGGAACAACGATCTGATTTACAGTACACCACTCAGGATCATAAACATTACTGCACCACCTGCGCATTAACAATCCGTTGTCTACATAATAGGCGGTTTTTCTCTCACGCGCCATCTCCAAAGGTACAACAGAAGAAAAACACTTATGCAAAGTTAAATCTGCTTTCTGAGCTGCAGCAATACTCTTACGTGTAACTGGTAACTTCACATCATCTACAGTCGGAATTAATGTCTTATCTGGCTCACCTTCGTCAGGCATCAAAACATCCAGCTCAAAAGTAGGTGCCATAAAGGTTGACGATAAGTCATCTGCATCAGCAAATTTTCGAGCTTGCGCTCGGGTGACGGCACAGACAGGGAAAACTTCTGGAAATTTTTCTAAAACTTCATCAGACCGATCAGACAGAGCAGGTTTCTCGTAAACTTCTAACAGTGGCGTGACTTTTCCGCCAGCTACATCGTTACCAAGGATAAATTTTACCCCGCACACAGGCAAACTCTCACGCACCCCAACCTTTACCATTCCTGAGAACAAGTCGGACTTCAAATAGACTTGATGCAAAGGTACTTTAACGACATCCATTCCAATACCTCGTACAAACACATAACTACCACAAAAAGTCTGCTCAGAAAAAGGGAACGCGTCTTCAGCCATAAATGACTGCATCGCCCCAGTATCACGTAACATTGTCACATTTACATGGTTTGTAGACTGAACATCAGCAGATACCAATCCCTCCATCAGAAAAGGTTGATAACTTGCATCCACTTTATCAGAATGCTCGTTGTCAATCATGTCAACAGTTTTCACAAAAGCAACACTTTTAGGAGGATTGTTTTGCTGCTTGCGTTTTAAAGCAAGACAATCAGCAATCACATGCCCCGTTTTGTGACAATAAAAACAATCTCTCTCTTCCTTAGGTTTTGCGGCAGTAAAGTTAGAACGTGACTGTTCCTTTGAAACGAAAGACACAGTCGGAACTTTTTCAGTACGGGCAGTAAAAACACTTTTATGCGTGAGCACAAATTCATCAGCAAGCACAGACGCCGCTGACAATGAGCTTACCTTTTGTTCATTCAAGTACACCACAATACGTTCAGGAATGCAGCTTTTAAACTCTTCCAATAAAATTAGCTCACGGAGTTCCTGAAAATCTGCAACTTTATTTGATGTACACCATTTGTCAAACAACATGGACTTCTCTCGTGCGAATTCAACGAATGTCTGATTTGATCCTTTTTTACGGTTCCTAAAGCGCTGCCTGTAAGGTTCGGGAACAAGCTCATAAGCTCTCAAAATAGTAGTTTTAACGACATCATAATCTAAACTGTCCTCTAAAGTCAGAGCAGCACATACTTCCTGAGCCTTTCCTGTTAACTTACATTGTTAGAGCAAAGGCCACACATCCTTAGACCAGTTTAAAGCTAAAGCAATCCGCTCAAATGCAGAAAAATACGAATCAGCTTCAGCCTCCCGAAACTGTGGTACAAGAGCAATATGCTTACTTACATCGAAAGTACGACCTGACACTCCTAACCCAGTCGCAACATCAACGTCTGCTGGGTGCACATGTGCATCTGAAGGTGCAGAAGGACTCAAAGGCACATTAGAAAGTGATGTCACAGAGGGAACTGGCGTATCTCTGGCCATTTTTAATTCAAGCTCACGCAACTTGATTTGCTTTTCCGCCTCAATCTCCATACGGCGAATTTCAAGTCGCAACTCTAACTCAGACTGATGCTCCGATATCCTCAAGCGCTCCTCCATTTGGAACTTAGCCAAACGAACTTTGAGACGCGCATCACCTCCAGACCCAAAAGTCGGAGAAAAAGGCTCGAAGGGCGGCAGAACAGCTTTGGCTTCGGATCCCTCCGCCTCAGCAGTTTCACTCGCTTCCTCCTCACCTAACGAAATTAATTGAGCATCAGCACCAGGCGAACGTTGTCCAGCTCCATCTGCCAAAGCCAGTACACCAAGCTCCTCTAGACCCTTCACCACAACGCGCTTTATGTCCTTCTTCAGACGCTGTTTAGccacattaattttaaaatgctcCGCAACACGCACCAGGTCATCCTTTCTATACTTGTTCAATTGCTCGATCGTCGGCCTAAtaacaaaactacttaaatcaAAGTCAGCCATCTCAATTTTTCCTCAACACAAGTAAAGCTCAAAGTCAACGAACAACCAATTTAACCATTGCTCAAAATTGCCTCATTGTTACACCGGCAATAATATCTCCATATACATCCCAGAATTATTAGATATCCTAATTAAAAGGATATCCCACTGCTGCCACCAATAAATGTTACGTGCTAGATGTATTTGGTATGGGATGTTAGCGCAACATTTAATAGGAGATAATATTCACACAGTGTAACATTAAACAACCAGAGAGACAATGGGTAAGTTGTAAGAAAAGTCAGGTTTATTATAGCACTCACACGTGTGCTCCAGAATAAATGAAAACGGGAAAAGGGAAAGAGATGAGTGACGccaaataaaagaaataatcaaaacaaaccCCAACTAACTAATACCCCCAAACTCAGCTCACTACCAAAAAGAAAATGTAGAAAAGAAACCGAATTCTTCGGCGTATGCGACGCCCAAACTAAAACTCCCTaattaataacaaaaatacaaaaaacggcTGTCACCCCTAACTAAAGTCTAACAGAggatactaaaaaaaaaacaacaaaggcTTACCTATGCCTTTTCCCAAAGTATCTGCAATGATCAACGAACTACATAGCTCGGTTCACATAAGTATCCTTTCTGTCCATGTACGAGATCGCTCAGCTTCCAGTATAAATTAAAAAGTTGTTTGGTATTTGGAACAATTATGGTTTGACACAAATGTTTACTCGTCCTTTTAACAGGTACACTCATGGGTAAGTTATACAGTGACTACGATCGAACTCGGGAGAGATTCACACAAGTAGACAGTAACACAAATAATCAAATCGAAAGGACAaagcaaacacaaaaaaaactggAACACGCTAAAACTCAAACGCTTTCGTGCGAGTGGACAAATATCCACATGCGGGCGGACTGGCTGGCTGCAGGTGCTCTCGTGCTGATGACAACAGAATTCCGCTTCCTTTTAAAGCGGCGGACGCCATCAGATTGGTCGTAggtaatgatgattgacagaaAAGCATTCCAATGAACAGAACCTATGTAGTAGAGTGACAGAAACAGAAAGACAAGGGGcgaaacaaaaacacacacacggaACGTAACACACTgagtggatttttttattttatcgtaaaactttagagaaacagatttaataatgtgccatgggctttttatgtctatttgtgtctatatctgtcattacacagtacagaacagcacgaaaacaatgtggattaaacaaatcacagtaaatataaataaatgacataaataaaacacataaattacACTGACCGTCAAAAAGCGTCTTGAGGacgttttgctcataaatgcatgtaaaataaagtaatgtgaacttgagattgttatactgttattaaactgcacagtatgcgtTTTTATTAAGAGCAGTTACTGTATTTATTCAATGTTGTTGTTTATCTGTGACTATAAATTTGAATACtctgtgttttttgttattttatgatTTACGTCATTTAAATAAACTGCGGTTACTGTATATGTCTAATTTCCTACCTGCCTAAATTCATTTCACCTGTGTTTGCCAGGTCCACTGCCTTTCGGGCTACTTTTAAATTGTTTCTgcaggttgatgtttttctgCAGGTTAGAgttgttggtatttgggctgtgactCGTCATTGGG
This sequence is a window from Misgurnus anguillicaudatus chromosome 24, ASM2758022v2, whole genome shotgun sequence. Protein-coding genes within it:
- the LOC141361528 gene encoding uncharacterized protein; this translates as MLFDKWCTSNKVADFQELRELILLEEFKSCIPERIVVYLNEQKVSSLSAASVLADEFVLTHKSVFTARTEKVPTVSFVSKEQSRSNFTAAKPKEERDCFYCHKTGHVIADCLALKRKQQNNPPKSVAFVKTVDMIDNEHSDKVDASYQPFLMEGLVSADVQSTNHVNVTMLRDTGAMQSFMAEDAFPFSEQTFCGSYVFVRGIGMDVVKVPLHQVYLKSDLFSGMVKVGVRESLPVCGVKFILGNDVAGGKVTPLLEVYEKPALSDRSDEVLEKFPEVFPVCAVTRAQARKFADADDLSSTFMAPTFELDVLMPDEGEPDKTLIPTVDDVKLPVTRKSIAAAQKADLTLHKCFSSVVPLEMARERKTAYYVDNGLLMRRWCSNVYDPEWCTVNQIVVPVCYRQAVLSLAHDHSLSGHLGIKKTYNRILKHFVWPRLKSDVAKYCRTCQTCQFSGKPNQIIPRAPLVPIPVVGEPFEHIIIDCVGPLPKTRAGNQYLLTIMCAATRFPEAIPLRKITAPVIIRALVKFFSTFGLPRIVQSDQGTNFLSKLFAQVLQTLKISHRVASAYHPESQGALERFHQTLKSVLRKYCMDTGKDWDEGIPLVLFAVREAVQDSLGFSPADLVFGHTVRGPLKMLKEDMLSPETGSKTNVLDYVCKFRERLHHACLTAKESLAKAQVTMKDHFDLKSVSRQFNPGDQVLVLLPVIGSALSARFSGPYEVTQKLSDTDYVIRTPDRRKKSRVCHINMLKAYYVRESSPVVEKNVECKVDQSPNVALTCDVVSDVPDDEDDGVIIRHTYQQCARLKNSEMLMDLSSLLSHLSDTQKSDVENLIKDFPSLFYDVPTRTTIVQHDIDVGTAAPIKQHAYRANVEKRSVMKAEVDYLLKNGLARPSYSSWSSPCLLVTKSDGSARFCTDYRRVNAVTKPDCFPLPRMEDCVDTLGPAKFVSKLDLLKGYWQVPLTARASEISAFVTPDCFMEYCVMAFGMRNAPSTFQRLINIVLSGVPNCNAYLDDLVIYSTDWEEHVSLLRVVFERLKKASLTLNLAKCEFGQATITYLGRKVGQGQVKPVEAKVTAVADFPVPVTRKELRRFLGMAGYYRNFCKNFSTVVNPLTSLLSPSCTFKWTEACQNAFESVKALLCNAPVLAAPDCAKPFKLEIDASSVGAGAVLSQEDAHGIDHPVCYFSRLLFDHPAQERSGEHHR